From Coffea arabica cultivar ET-39 chromosome 10e, Coffea Arabica ET-39 HiFi, whole genome shotgun sequence, one genomic window encodes:
- the LOC113711693 gene encoding uncharacterized protein yields the protein MARFLISIHATERICLALALLTVLVLHAKNLPLDTASTKTMARREAHNRDRDRDCDPAALLDFKSKIQHDPYGIMNSWNDSHDFCSWKGVLCGRKHKRVTSIDLQSGGLVGFLSPFLGNLSFLRTLMLSNNTFQGGIPPQFGNLFRLQELHLSRNSLEGEIPSNLSKCFKLLHLNLSHNNLVGSIPPEFGYLRNLESLMIRHNNLRGNIPPSMGNCTSLSTLSAAENHLEGKIPEELGQLKTLKRIGFGDNRLNGNIPVSVYNLSKLEVLSLPSNQLHGNLPSALGLMLPQLEYLQLSDNQFWGVLPASLSNASELGRIDIGGNGFSGRITVDFGGLQNFILLAAAHNNFGSGEVLDGLQFLSTMTNCSQLWVIELGGNQLKGILPNSIGNLSSQHLWLRGNQIYGEIPSTVGNLISLTTLFLDSNQLTGTVPSTIGYLQKVQRLSLQSNKLSGEIPESVGNLSLLNELYLDDNHLGGSIPPALGNCKQLLLLGLSQNNLSGTIPKEIFGIFSLSISLNLSHNSLSGTIPSEVGSLKILDGLDFSENHLSGELPGTFGGCSSLEILFLAGNSFQGSFPEFISSLKGIQNLNLSSNNFSGPIPQFLVRMSIKSLNLSFNDFVGELPTQGIFGNASAISVVGNKRLCGGIPQLQLPKCHPLRESKKNKKLLRFIMPVVITSSFLVIAVISISIFRLWSFKRRRTQPKSPNFSGRLFLRVSYRQLVQATNGFSAENLIGAGSSGSVYKGVLTEGGNLSVAIKVFNLQHHGAFKSFIAECDAMRNIRHRNLVKIISSSSGLDFQGNDFKALIYEFMPNGSLETWLHLTDEHQQHIFPIPNLLQRINAAIDVTCAVDYLHHHCHKQIVHCDLKPSNVLLDSDLTAHVGDLGLAKYVHSALNLQETSSAGIRGTIGYVAPEYGLGAEVSSNGDVYSFGILLLEMMTGKKPTHPLFTGGLDLHTYVEMAIPERVMDIVDPVLLCEDHRRTTAANNRSSPLGETKCNLLEQCLISLLKVGLACSMHLPEDRINMTQVVCRLKSIKDTFTMAEL from the exons CAGCATTGATCTTCAAAGCGGAGGCTTGGTTGGCTTCTTGTCACCTTTTCTTGGAAACCTCAGCTTTCTTCGTACGTTGATGCTAAGTAACAACACCTTCCAAGGTGGAATCCCGCCCCAGTTTGGAAATCTATTCAGGCTGCAGGAACTGCATCTGTCACGGAACTCCCTGGAAGGCGAAATTCCGAGCAATCTATCCAAGTGCTTCAAGCTTTTGCATCTTAACCTAAGCCACAATAATCTAGTTGGGAGTATACCACCAGAATTTGGTTACCTGAGGAACCTTGAATCCCTCATGATTCGCCACAATAACCTTAGGGGAAATATCCCTCCTTCCATGGGGAATTGTACTTCCCTGAGTACACTATCTGCGGCTGAAAATCATTTGGAGGGAAAAATTCCCGAAGAATTAGGTCAGTTGAAAACGTTAAAACGCATTGGATTTGGCGATAACAGACTAAATGGTAACATCCCTGTTTCTGTCTATAATCTTTCTAAACTGGAGGTTCTGTCTCTGCCAAGTAATCAGCTACATGGAAATCTTCCTTCAGCATTAGGTCTCATGCTTCCTCAGCTTGAGTATCTCCAGTTGAGTGACAATCAGTTCTGGGGGGTACTTCCAGCCTCTTTGTCGAATGCCTCTGAGCTAGGCCGGATCGACATTGGAGGCAATGGATTCAGCGGCAGAATAACAGTTGATTTTGGAGgcctgcaaaattttattttgctaGCTGCTGCACATAATAATTTTGGAAGTGGGGAAGTACTGGATGGATTGCAGTTTCTCAGTACCATGACAAACTGCAGCCAATTATGGGTAATTGAACTAGGTGGCAACCAACTAAAGGGGATCTTGCCCAACAGTATCGGTAACTTATCATCCCAACACTTGTGGCTTCGTGGAAACCAAATATACGGAGAAATTCCTTCAACGGTAGGTAATCTCATCAGCTTAACGACTTTATTTCTTGACAGTAATCAACTCACAGGGACAGTTCCTAGTACAATTGGTTATCTTCAGAAAGTCCAGCGGCTGTCTCTTCAATCCAATAAATTGTCAGGAGAAATTCCGGAGTCTGTAGGAAACCTCTCACTGTTGAATGAACTATATTTAGATGATAACCACCTAGGGGGATCGATTCCACCAGCTCTTGGAAACTGCAAGCAGTTGTTACTCCTAGGACTTTCCCAAAACAACTTGAGTGGTACGATACCAAAAGagatttttgggatattttccCTGTCCATTTCATTAAATCTTTCTCATAACAGTTTATCTGGAACAATCCCATCAGAGGTTGGCAGCTTGAAAATTTTAGATGGATTGGATTTTTCAGAAAATCACCTGTCAGGTGAACTTCCTGGGACCTTTGGTGGTTGTAGTAGCCTTGAAATCCTTTTCCTTGCTGGTAACTCTTTCCAGGGATCTTTTCCAGAATTTATCAGTTCTTTGAAAGGTATTCAAAATCTTAACCTTTCTAGTAACAATTTTTCTGGACCAATCCCCCAATTTTTAGTAAGAATGTCCATAAAGTCCCTGAATTTGTCCTTCAATGATTTTGTGGGCGAGCTACCAACACAAGGCATTTTTGGAAATGCTAGTGCTATATCAGTTGTTGGGAACAAAAGACTCTGTGGAGGCATTCCCCAACTACAGCTACCAAAGTGCCACCCCCTAAGAGAgtcaaagaaaaataagaagctTCTCAGGTTCATCATGCCAGTGGTAATTACAAGTTCCTTCCTGGTGATAGCGGTAATCTCAATCTCAATTTTCCGACTATGGTCATTTAAAAGGAGGAGGACCCAACCAAAGTCACCAAACTTCTCAGGTAGACTCTTCCTGAGAGTCAGCTACAGACAACTTGTTCAAGCTACTAATGGTTTCTCTGCAGAAAATCTAATTGGTGCTGGTAGCTCTGGCTCCGTATACAAAGGAGTGCTGACTGAAGGAGGAAACTTGTCGGTGGCTATCAAAGTCTTTAACCTTCAACACCATGGAGCCTTCAAGAGTTTTATTGCTGAGTGTGATGCAATGAGAAACATCCGGCATCGGAACCTCGTGAAGATTATAAGTTCTTCCTCAGGTCTGGATTTCCAAGGGAATGATTTTAAAGCTTTAATCTACGAGTTCATGCCCAACGGCAGTCTAGAAACTTGGTTGCATCTAACAGATGAACATCAGCAGCACATTTTTCCTATACCAAACCTTCTTCAGAGAATTAATGCTGCTATTGATGTGACTTGTGCCGTTGATTATCTACATCACCATTGCCACAAGCAGATTGTTCATTGCGATCTAAAACCAAGTAATGTTCTACTTGACAGCGATCTGACAGCCCATGTTGGAGATCTTGGGCTGGCAAAATATGTTCATTCAGCTCTAAATTTACAGGAAACGAGCTCTGCTGGAATCAGAGGAACTATTGGATATGTAGCTCCAG AGTATGGCTTAGGTGCCGAGGTATCAAGTAATGGAGATGTCTACAGCTTCGGAATCCTATTGCTGGAGATGATGACAGGGAAGAAGCCTACACATCCTTTGTTCACTGGAGGCCTTGATCTTCATACATACGTTGAAATGGCAATTCCTGAGCGTGTGATGGACATTGTGGATCCAGTACTTCTGTGTGAAGATCACAGAAGAACTACAGCAGCCAATAACAGAAGCAGTCCACTAggagaaacaaaatgcaatttaCTAGAGCAGTGTTTGATTTCATTGCTTAAAGTTGGCTTGGCTTGCTCCATGCACTTGCCAGAAGATAGAATAAATATGACGCAAGTTGTTTGCAGATTAAAATCTATCAAGGACACATTTACCATGGCAGAGCTTTAA